In Acidicapsa ligni, a single window of DNA contains:
- a CDS encoding CRTAC1 family protein — MSFSLRTKITNIAVASILFAAVLPAVTTAVYSQDTKTPPNKAQTAPTALGSATGAARAAILDNQQRPITAGGFVKDGALVFKDVSESAGISTWHHHMGSVQKDYILDTIGSGVALIDYDKDGWLDLYFVNGSTYEALAGKADPPHAALFHNNHDGTFTDVTAKAGVNNDRWGYGVAVGDYDNDGWPDLYVANFGKNRLYHNNHDGTFTDVAEHAGVTLGNWSTGPSFGDYDGDGLLDLFVPGYIHWDVDNPPLSGTKAVGYAFCEFRGAKTMCGPRGLLGEADHLFHNNGDGTFTDVSEKAGVGDADHYYGFSSTFVDVNHDGKVDLVVTNDSSPNYLYLNNGNGTFENASFYSGFALNQSARETASMGLAVGDYLNNGSVDLFTTTFSDDYDTLFKNDGEGNFSEISSRLGLAELTYPFLSWGTQFIDYDNDGWKDLMTVSGHVYPAVDQHDWGTTWAERPLLFHNVNHGKHFDTVPAVEGSGLADVIPARGAAFGDLFNDGKIDVVINCIDHSPVLLRNVNADTNHWVGLQLIGGPKGPRDAVGATVFITAGGIRQRGDVMSGGSFESSNDQRLHFGIGQATSISTVEIHWPGGDVEHVNLPGIDRIFVIEQGKGVMPSVYDNAGHPHTNQARGGRGA; from the coding sequence ATGTCATTCAGCTTGCGTACTAAAATTACGAACATCGCAGTTGCTTCAATCCTATTTGCGGCAGTGCTCCCAGCTGTAACTACTGCAGTTTATTCTCAGGACACTAAGACACCACCCAACAAGGCCCAGACAGCACCTACAGCGCTCGGCTCTGCGACTGGAGCGGCCCGTGCTGCCATCCTCGACAACCAGCAAAGACCTATTACCGCAGGCGGATTTGTGAAAGACGGCGCCCTGGTATTCAAGGATGTCTCCGAGAGCGCCGGGATCAGCACTTGGCATCATCACATGGGCAGCGTTCAGAAAGACTACATCCTCGACACGATTGGCTCTGGCGTTGCGTTGATTGATTACGACAAGGATGGATGGCTGGATCTCTACTTCGTCAACGGCTCAACCTATGAGGCACTGGCCGGTAAGGCAGACCCGCCACATGCCGCTCTTTTTCATAACAACCATGATGGAACCTTTACCGACGTTACAGCCAAAGCCGGCGTTAACAATGATCGGTGGGGATACGGCGTGGCAGTTGGTGATTACGATAACGATGGCTGGCCTGATTTATATGTAGCCAACTTCGGAAAAAATCGCCTCTATCACAACAACCATGATGGAACTTTTACCGATGTTGCGGAGCATGCTGGCGTCACGCTTGGTAACTGGTCTACTGGACCAAGCTTTGGAGATTATGACGGCGATGGCCTGCTCGATTTATTCGTTCCTGGATATATCCACTGGGATGTTGATAATCCTCCTCTGTCAGGAACAAAAGCTGTAGGCTATGCATTCTGTGAATTTCGCGGGGCAAAGACCATGTGTGGCCCGCGCGGCCTGCTAGGGGAAGCAGATCACCTGTTCCATAACAACGGAGACGGGACATTTACCGATGTAAGTGAAAAAGCAGGCGTCGGAGATGCGGATCACTACTATGGCTTTTCATCAACGTTTGTCGATGTAAATCACGATGGCAAAGTAGATCTGGTCGTGACGAACGATTCTTCCCCCAACTACCTGTATCTGAATAACGGAAATGGAACATTTGAAAACGCGAGTTTCTACTCCGGCTTTGCATTGAATCAAAGTGCTCGTGAGACCGCATCCATGGGGCTGGCCGTCGGGGATTATCTCAACAACGGCTCTGTCGATTTATTTACAACCACGTTTTCAGATGACTATGACACGCTCTTCAAGAATGACGGCGAAGGAAACTTTTCGGAGATTTCATCCAGACTGGGCCTCGCAGAACTGACATATCCATTCCTGAGCTGGGGCACACAATTCATCGATTACGACAATGACGGCTGGAAAGACCTGATGACAGTAAGTGGACACGTCTACCCTGCGGTTGACCAGCACGACTGGGGCACGACCTGGGCGGAGCGGCCGTTGTTGTTTCACAATGTCAATCATGGAAAACATTTCGACACTGTGCCGGCCGTCGAGGGTTCGGGCCTTGCTGACGTGATACCTGCTCGCGGCGCTGCTTTTGGAGATCTGTTTAACGATGGCAAAATCGACGTTGTAATCAACTGCATCGATCACTCTCCCGTGTTGTTACGCAATGTGAACGCTGACACAAATCACTGGGTCGGCCTGCAACTTATCGGGGGACCCAAAGGTCCGCGCGATGCTGTTGGCGCAACGGTATTTATAACTGCAGGCGGCATTCGGCAACGTGGGGATGTTATGAGCGGTGGCAGTTTTGAATCTTCAAACGATCAGCGGCTTCACTTCGGCATTGGACAGGCAACCTCGATCAGCACGGTTGAGATTCATTGGCCAGGAGGAGATGTGGAACATGTAAATCTCCCGGGTATCGATCGGATATTTGTCATTGAGCAGGGCAAGGGAGTCATGCCAAGTGTTTATGACAATGCCGGCCATCCACATACGAACCAGGCGCGCGGCGGACGCGGAGCCTAG
- a CDS encoding tetratricopeptide repeat protein yields MHLLFTRSNAQRITFLLLYLTATHCALPQGPSAELKEADTYYRAGTAALARNDLPTALTDFQKVVHLAPKAEQGHSAVGAVLVRMGRTAEGIRELETALSILPSDSSAQMNLALTLEQNGQPAKALPFFSKLNASAHAEKRSLALPLLLSYVRALAATKQFHEATKEMKEAVERNPNNAELQDELGSLYAQQQDWPDAEHVFSLVVESRPEYAIAHLHLGLALQAENKAGSLDELAKAYQLAPTSSMIALQFGTSLAKADQDEQALPVLKHAMELNPASVEVGYQLALVLQRTGQLDEAIALLRKAASVSPQNIEIQINLGMALCQAQKAKDAVPILQRAVESAPESPTAHQDLAVAYIQLNQIDDAITQLRLALKLLPDAPQLHYNLGLALKMQDDAVGAIPELEKAQSLNPNAPEPAYILGVLYMQVGRYLDAARELNLSLKLRPENGDGWATLGSVYNKLDQLPEAASALAEAIRQLPQQPDPHLTLAAVLVKQNNATEAVQERKKAADLMRTSMNHQRAEVATNSANAQLKSGHVDEAIAQLREAISYDAGYAEAHLGLASALDRQGKSVEAAAERHKADQLQSRP; encoded by the coding sequence ATGCATTTGCTGTTTACTCGTTCCAATGCGCAGCGCATTACGTTCCTGCTACTCTACCTCACCGCTACGCATTGCGCTCTGCCCCAGGGGCCGTCGGCAGAACTCAAAGAGGCCGACACGTACTATCGCGCCGGCACAGCCGCACTCGCTCGCAACGACCTGCCTACAGCTCTGACAGACTTTCAAAAGGTCGTGCATCTCGCGCCCAAGGCTGAACAGGGCCATAGCGCAGTGGGCGCAGTGCTTGTGCGCATGGGGCGAACCGCCGAAGGCATTCGTGAACTCGAAACAGCGCTCTCGATCTTGCCCAGCGATAGCAGCGCGCAGATGAACCTTGCCTTGACCCTTGAACAAAATGGTCAACCGGCAAAAGCGCTCCCGTTCTTCTCAAAGCTCAATGCATCGGCTCACGCAGAGAAACGATCCCTCGCACTTCCATTGCTGCTCTCGTATGTTCGCGCACTCGCGGCAACCAAACAGTTTCATGAAGCTACAAAAGAGATGAAGGAAGCGGTCGAGAGAAATCCAAATAATGCAGAGTTACAGGATGAGCTCGGCTCTCTCTATGCACAGCAACAGGATTGGCCAGACGCGGAACATGTCTTTAGCCTCGTCGTAGAATCCAGGCCGGAATATGCAATAGCTCATCTTCATCTCGGCCTTGCACTACAGGCAGAAAACAAGGCCGGATCTCTTGACGAACTAGCCAAGGCATACCAACTCGCCCCAACCAGTTCGATGATTGCGCTGCAATTTGGCACGTCTCTTGCAAAGGCAGATCAGGATGAGCAGGCACTCCCTGTATTGAAGCACGCAATGGAACTGAATCCAGCATCGGTAGAAGTCGGTTATCAATTGGCTCTGGTGCTGCAACGTACAGGCCAGTTGGATGAAGCCATCGCTCTACTTAGAAAAGCAGCATCGGTGTCTCCGCAAAATATCGAGATACAGATCAACCTGGGGATGGCGCTTTGCCAGGCACAAAAGGCCAAAGATGCAGTTCCTATTCTCCAGCGCGCCGTGGAGTCTGCCCCAGAAAGTCCAACGGCTCATCAGGATCTCGCAGTGGCCTATATCCAGTTGAATCAGATTGACGATGCCATCACGCAGTTGCGCCTGGCACTTAAACTTCTACCTGACGCTCCGCAACTGCACTATAACCTCGGGCTTGCACTCAAGATGCAGGACGATGCTGTCGGCGCGATTCCAGAGCTTGAGAAAGCTCAATCACTCAATCCCAATGCGCCTGAACCGGCCTACATTCTAGGCGTGCTCTATATGCAGGTCGGCCGATATCTCGATGCCGCGCGAGAGCTGAATCTATCGCTCAAGTTGCGTCCGGAAAATGGAGATGGATGGGCGACTTTAGGAAGCGTCTATAACAAGCTCGATCAACTTCCTGAAGCAGCATCAGCGCTGGCCGAAGCGATACGACAGCTTCCGCAGCAACCGGATCCGCATCTCACGCTCGCGGCAGTTCTCGTAAAACAAAACAACGCAACCGAAGCCGTACAGGAACGCAAAAAGGCCGCAGATTTAATGCGCACAAGCATGAATCACCAGCGCGCCGAGGTTGCTACTAACTCGGCCAACGCGCAATTGAAGAGTGGTCACGTAGACGAGGCGATTGCTCAGCTTCGCGAAGCTATCAGCTACGATGCCGGCTATGCAGAGGCACATCTTGGCCTGGCGAGCGCGCTTGATCGACAGGGAAAATCCGTAGAAGCCGCCGCCGAACGCCACAAGGCAGATCAATTGCAATCCAGGCCATAA
- a CDS encoding tetratricopeptide repeat protein, with amino-acid sequence MSEVQHLVDRGQLDEALKATDALAQQHPAAKGVDRLRGKIFYLKTNLEEADKAFAAALHDDPSDRESLELRGVTLLRMGKTAAALPLLEQSHANLSNLNINGTYVLALCYLKEHRYDDARLSFAGFYGMDVESSSSYLLLARMLLREQNSTAAQEMAKKALTINPKIPEAHFLLGQIYFSVGNLDQALDEFQHETKINPMYGPAYDRLGDTLLQKNQFEKAQDALNRAILLEPDMTGPYILLGQVLLKRDNPATAAIYLKRAVQMDPGNQMSHFFLGQAYRDMGKKPEAMIEFKASEKITAASRK; translated from the coding sequence GTGAGTGAGGTACAGCACCTTGTGGATCGAGGGCAGTTAGACGAAGCGTTGAAAGCGACGGATGCGTTGGCGCAACAACATCCTGCTGCGAAGGGTGTCGATCGATTGCGTGGCAAAATCTTCTACCTCAAGACGAATCTCGAAGAAGCAGACAAGGCATTTGCAGCAGCGCTACATGACGATCCCAGCGATCGCGAATCGTTGGAGTTGAGGGGCGTGACTCTATTGAGAATGGGGAAAACAGCTGCTGCATTGCCGTTACTGGAGCAGTCTCATGCCAATTTAAGCAACCTCAATATTAATGGAACCTATGTGCTGGCCTTGTGTTATTTGAAAGAGCATCGCTATGACGATGCGCGTCTCTCATTCGCGGGGTTTTATGGAATGGATGTAGAGTCGTCATCTTCCTATCTGCTTCTTGCGCGTATGTTATTGCGGGAGCAGAATTCTACCGCGGCTCAAGAGATGGCGAAAAAGGCTCTCACTATCAATCCCAAAATCCCAGAGGCTCATTTTCTGCTTGGCCAGATATATTTCTCCGTAGGCAACCTGGACCAGGCATTGGACGAGTTTCAGCATGAGACAAAAATCAATCCCATGTATGGACCTGCGTACGATCGATTGGGCGATACGTTGCTGCAGAAGAATCAATTCGAGAAGGCACAGGATGCGCTTAACCGCGCCATTCTTCTGGAGCCTGATATGACTGGGCCTTATATTCTGCTTGGGCAGGTGCTGCTGAAGCGTGACAATCCAGCAACAGCAGCCATCTATTTAAAACGCGCGGTGCAGATGGACCCAGGAAATCAGATGAGTCACTTCTTCCTCGGGCAGGCTTATCGAGATATGGGTAAGAAGCCGGAAGCGATGATCGAGTTCAAGGCTTCCGAGAAAATTACAGCTGCATCGCGGAAATAA
- a CDS encoding tetratricopeptide repeat protein, translating into MPFHISAQSSYTEKAPHPQQAYPYSQNSQSEQPEYIQAEPQSEAGLNAERKAYADKVRQSYNFSVMKGNISLPGNATVQGGDFIQPGAFPNAQYCGHCHQEAYHQWRQALHSNSFRTPFYRASVNIVMNTKGIQFARHCDSCHNPIAVLSGGLTQESIVDRKFDQDGLTCATCHSIQKVQSTIGNGGYVMGVPAVMTDVDGKRIPGEVPYADILAHPDRHAKAVMQPLYRTPEFCAACHKANLPTPLNGYKWIRAFTTYDEWQNSKFSQRNPLTFYSADFTTCQGCHMKRAANTLPEPGAKNGTFVSHRWEAGNTAVPFYYGFDEQLQKTIAFLRSGNYLNVDLFALQIAGQDEMIAPLGTKPFTLKPSDVVQALVVIQNKNIGHSLIPEVRDLYEAWVEFTVKDSAGKDIYHSGFIKPDGMLDERAHSFTNRPVNSEGTFVDNHKVWTIHSVAYDNTVAAGRSALVRYEFKIPADIKDAITITARVNYRHLRQSYINNVLGKDHPDYPIIELASRSRVLKIGENEITPPDAGDNPDWMRWNNLGIGYLDQLQYPDAIHAFQEVVKLRPDYADGYTNLGLTNIEWEKFTDARTVLDKALALNPDSVRALYYSALIERRLSHSEVEIADLKKVVEMYPQSRDARRELGISYYQQDQPKLAMEQFEELQKIDPDDLAAHYNLAILYRRAGMKDKARRESAMFVTKKVDPGAPTYSLDFLRKHPEISTESVPWHIHSDLSNEEVRSGGQY; encoded by the coding sequence ATGCCCTTCCATATCTCCGCGCAATCGAGCTACACAGAGAAAGCTCCCCATCCACAACAGGCATATCCATATAGTCAGAATAGTCAAAGCGAACAGCCGGAATATATTCAGGCAGAACCGCAGTCCGAGGCAGGTCTAAATGCCGAACGTAAAGCATACGCAGATAAGGTGCGGCAGAGTTATAACTTTTCGGTGATGAAGGGAAACATATCTCTACCTGGAAATGCCACCGTTCAAGGTGGCGACTTCATCCAACCCGGTGCCTTTCCAAATGCTCAGTACTGCGGTCACTGTCACCAGGAAGCCTATCATCAATGGCGCCAGGCTCTTCACTCCAACTCCTTTCGAACTCCGTTCTATCGAGCTAGCGTAAACATCGTGATGAACACGAAGGGAATTCAGTTCGCGCGACACTGTGATAGCTGCCATAATCCGATCGCTGTTCTCTCCGGTGGGCTCACGCAGGAATCCATCGTGGACCGAAAGTTCGATCAGGATGGACTTACCTGTGCAACTTGCCATTCGATACAGAAGGTGCAATCAACCATCGGTAACGGCGGTTATGTTATGGGCGTTCCGGCGGTCATGACAGATGTGGATGGAAAGCGTATTCCAGGAGAAGTTCCTTACGCTGATATTCTGGCGCATCCCGACAGGCATGCAAAAGCTGTCATGCAACCGCTCTATCGAACTCCTGAATTCTGTGCAGCGTGTCACAAGGCCAATCTTCCCACTCCATTGAATGGTTATAAGTGGATTCGCGCATTCACCACATACGATGAATGGCAAAATTCAAAATTCTCACAACGTAATCCTCTGACTTTTTATAGCGCAGATTTCACCACATGCCAGGGTTGCCACATGAAGCGCGCGGCAAACACGCTGCCCGAGCCGGGCGCCAAGAATGGCACCTTCGTATCGCATCGCTGGGAGGCTGGCAATACTGCGGTTCCTTTTTACTATGGGTTCGATGAGCAGTTGCAGAAAACCATTGCATTCCTGCGCTCAGGGAACTATCTGAATGTCGATCTCTTCGCGCTTCAGATTGCTGGCCAGGATGAAATGATCGCCCCACTCGGCACTAAACCTTTCACGCTTAAACCGAGCGATGTGGTGCAGGCCCTAGTGGTAATTCAAAACAAAAACATCGGCCATTCGTTGATTCCCGAGGTGCGCGATCTATACGAGGCCTGGGTAGAGTTCACCGTGAAAGATAGTGCAGGGAAGGATATCTACCACAGTGGATTTATCAAACCGGACGGGATGCTTGATGAGAGAGCCCATAGCTTTACCAATCGTCCGGTTAATTCAGAAGGCACGTTTGTAGATAACCACAAGGTGTGGACCATACATTCTGTGGCCTATGACAACACTGTCGCAGCAGGCCGCTCTGCTCTGGTGCGCTATGAGTTTAAGATTCCTGCGGATATCAAGGATGCAATCACAATAACGGCTCGCGTCAACTATCGCCATCTTCGGCAAAGCTACATCAACAACGTGCTTGGCAAAGATCATCCGGATTATCCGATCATCGAGCTTGCTTCACGCAGCCGGGTTCTAAAGATCGGTGAAAACGAGATCACGCCTCCGGATGCTGGCGATAACCCGGACTGGATGCGCTGGAATAACTTAGGCATTGGTTATCTTGATCAGTTGCAGTATCCAGACGCTATCCATGCCTTTCAGGAGGTAGTCAAACTTCGGCCCGACTACGCCGACGGTTACACAAACCTTGGCCTGACGAACATTGAATGGGAAAAGTTCACCGATGCAAGGACAGTCCTGGATAAGGCGCTGGCTCTCAATCCTGATAGCGTACGAGCACTGTATTATTCGGCTCTTATCGAGCGCCGTTTATCGCACTCCGAAGTGGAGATTGCAGATCTTAAAAAGGTTGTCGAAATGTATCCGCAATCGCGGGATGCACGTCGAGAACTGGGGATTTCGTATTACCAGCAGGATCAGCCGAAGCTGGCGATGGAGCAGTTCGAAGAGTTGCAGAAGATTGATCCCGATGATCTTGCTGCGCACTATAACCTTGCAATCCTGTATCGCCGTGCAGGAATGAAGGATAAGGCTAGGAGAGAATCGGCCATGTTCGTAACCAAGAAGGTTGATCCCGGTGCGCCGACATACTCGCTTGATTTCCTACGGAAGCATCCGGAGATATCCACGGAAAGCGTGCCGTGGCATATACACTCGGATCTTTCCAATGAGGAGGTTAGAAGCGGTGGCCAGTACTAA
- a CDS encoding carboxymuconolactone decarboxylase family protein, with translation MEENEASGEVAELYEHFRSHFGRPDVPGILKCFATHPPMLRHMMDLAESLLFADGHLNRRHKEMIATFVSTLNACVYCADSHGYFLRMHGGSSELLCALQQNDIASSTLTTAEQALLKFAARVNDDSQEIRAIEIDVLKQAGWDEAQIAEAIHIVALFATFNRVANAFGLSSQGLLRSMQDETVIANENAIESNGSIQ, from the coding sequence GTGGAGGAAAACGAAGCGAGTGGCGAAGTAGCGGAACTCTACGAACATTTCCGTTCTCACTTCGGCAGGCCGGACGTGCCCGGAATTTTGAAGTGCTTCGCGACGCACCCTCCAATGCTGCGTCACATGATGGACCTAGCCGAGAGCCTGCTCTTCGCCGATGGTCACTTGAATCGCCGCCACAAAGAAATGATCGCGACATTTGTCTCCACACTGAATGCCTGTGTCTATTGCGCAGACAGTCATGGCTATTTTCTTCGCATGCATGGCGGATCATCCGAACTGCTGTGCGCGCTGCAACAGAACGACATTGCATCCTCCACACTCACCACCGCAGAACAAGCTCTGCTCAAGTTCGCAGCCAGAGTGAATGATGATTCGCAGGAGATCAGAGCGATCGAGATAGATGTATTAAAACAAGCAGGCTGGGACGAAGCGCAGATCGCCGAGGCCATCCACATCGTAGCTCTCTTTGCCACATTTAATCGCGTAGCCAATGCCTTTGGACTTTCATCTCAAGGACTGCTCCGCAGTATGCAAGATGAAACAGTTATCGCGAATGAAAATGCAATTGAATCCAACGGGAGTATCCAATGA
- a CDS encoding alpha/beta hydrolase: protein MSKRRFLGLVLVFFYALTLPAQTVSAPPQHTFFHVTLDAKFKSPVSGRLLVFIGMQPENTSSVDMDMMSISSVYIAAKELPQLTPGETVDIDANDIVFPQPLSRASAGTYRVQAVLDIHHSYNYDSRSSGDLASEPVTVTLPFSTSPSLALTQVIPEPPDALANNPEVNSAIKPLDFTSPLLSKFWGREIHMRGWVLLPPGYATHPNEHYPTVYFTHGFGGTLRSLRARFAPMFYNRMKQGSMPEMIWVLLDESSPTGTHEFADSVNNGPWGAALTTELIPNIEAAYRMDARTSGRFLQGHSSGGWATLWLQTRYPKIFGGTWSTSPDPSDFRFFSTIDIYTPHANFYHGADGTPNPMIRDQGKPRATMQQLAEVETVLGPYGGQLASFEWVFSPRGVDGRPAQLFNRSTGEIDPAVASYWRNHYDIVQHLNADWSTIGPDLKGKIHLFVGTDDTFYLDGAAHSLQSTLEQLGGDGHFTFLPGRSHFNVYKIGDDPSALFDQIAAEMYKVARPGFVSPK, encoded by the coding sequence TTGTCTAAACGCAGATTCCTCGGCCTGGTGCTCGTCTTTTTTTACGCCCTTACGTTGCCCGCGCAGACAGTAAGCGCTCCACCTCAGCATACATTTTTTCATGTTACTCTTGACGCCAAATTCAAATCTCCAGTCTCCGGACGACTGCTTGTGTTCATCGGTATGCAACCGGAGAACACCTCTTCCGTCGACATGGACATGATGTCTATCTCCAGCGTCTATATTGCCGCCAAGGAGTTGCCGCAGCTTACCCCAGGTGAAACAGTCGATATCGATGCGAATGATATCGTGTTTCCTCAGCCACTTTCGCGAGCATCTGCGGGTACCTATAGAGTTCAGGCAGTTCTGGACATTCATCACAGTTATAACTACGACAGCCGCTCTTCGGGTGATCTTGCAAGTGAACCCGTGACTGTCACTCTTCCGTTTTCTACATCGCCAAGCCTTGCCCTCACCCAGGTAATACCTGAGCCGCCCGACGCACTCGCAAACAATCCTGAAGTAAATTCAGCCATCAAGCCACTGGACTTCACCAGCCCGCTACTCAGCAAGTTTTGGGGACGAGAGATACACATGCGCGGCTGGGTTCTGCTGCCTCCTGGCTATGCGACTCATCCCAACGAGCACTACCCTACCGTCTATTTCACGCATGGCTTCGGCGGTACCTTGCGAAGCCTCCGCGCACGCTTTGCGCCGATGTTCTACAACCGTATGAAGCAGGGGAGCATGCCCGAGATGATCTGGGTGCTTCTCGATGAGAGTAGCCCGACCGGCACACATGAGTTCGCCGACTCCGTTAACAATGGCCCGTGGGGAGCCGCATTAACAACCGAACTGATTCCAAATATCGAGGCCGCGTATCGCATGGATGCACGCACCTCAGGACGCTTTCTGCAAGGGCATTCCTCAGGTGGATGGGCAACCCTTTGGCTTCAAACGCGATATCCAAAAATTTTCGGCGGCACCTGGTCTACTTCACCCGACCCAAGTGATTTTCGTTTCTTCAGCACCATCGACATCTACACGCCACATGCCAACTTTTATCATGGCGCGGATGGTACACCGAATCCGATGATTCGCGATCAAGGCAAACCACGAGCCACAATGCAGCAGCTCGCTGAAGTCGAGACTGTTCTCGGCCCCTACGGCGGGCAGTTAGCTTCATTCGAATGGGTGTTCTCTCCACGCGGAGTAGATGGCCGCCCCGCACAGTTATTCAATCGCAGCACAGGTGAGATCGATCCAGCGGTCGCTTCGTATTGGCGCAATCACTATGACATTGTTCAACACCTGAATGCCGATTGGAGCACCATTGGGCCTGATCTGAAAGGTAAGATCCATCTCTTCGTTGGCACAGATGATACGTTCTATCTCGACGGCGCTGCGCACAGCCTGCAATCCACACTTGAGCAACTTGGAGGTGACGGTCATTTCACCTTCCTGCCCGGACGATCGCACTTCAATGTGTACAAAATCGGAGATGACCCATCAGCACTTTTTGATCAGATCGCCGCGGAGATGTACAAAGTCGCGAGGCCCGGATTCGTAAGTCCAAAATGA
- a CDS encoding carboxymuconolactone decarboxylase family protein, with the protein MRTVQSAASLFLADVENNPQPSPYFDLIAAAKSSGAEYWRIWNLLAFRPKASHYLAAFSHEIMHEDAPISKAMRELIATYTSSLNRCEFCMKAHAAVAAHLFGDEALVWSVVRDLETSPLAEKDKAILRFVHKLTLNSGSIDEADVAILHSVGWDDTSIYYAIAACGLFNFYNRFVSGNGVKPVSDAAFKRLGARMAERGYLRD; encoded by the coding sequence ATGAGGACTGTACAATCCGCAGCTTCCCTGTTCCTGGCTGATGTGGAAAACAACCCGCAGCCCAGCCCTTATTTCGATTTGATAGCTGCGGCAAAATCATCTGGAGCGGAGTATTGGCGCATCTGGAACCTGCTCGCATTTCGACCCAAAGCATCGCATTATCTGGCTGCCTTTTCGCATGAAATCATGCATGAAGACGCGCCCATCAGCAAGGCCATGCGAGAGCTGATTGCGACTTACACTTCGTCGCTCAATCGTTGCGAATTTTGCATGAAAGCACACGCCGCAGTGGCCGCGCATTTGTTCGGCGATGAAGCTCTCGTATGGAGCGTGGTGCGAGATCTGGAGACTTCACCGCTGGCAGAGAAAGACAAAGCCATCCTGCGTTTTGTGCATAAACTCACACTAAACTCCGGCTCGATTGATGAAGCAGATGTAGCGATCCTGCATAGCGTCGGATGGGACGATACATCCATTTACTACGCCATAGCAGCCTGCGGTCTATTCAACTTTTACAATCGCTTCGTCTCCGGCAACGGAGTGAAGCCTGTCTCAGACGCAGCATTCAAGCGTCTTGGCGCACGCATGGCAGAAAGAGGATATTTACGCGACTAA